A stretch of Brassica rapa cultivar Chiifu-401-42 chromosome A08, CAAS_Brap_v3.01, whole genome shotgun sequence DNA encodes these proteins:
- the LOC103835874 gene encoding DDT domain-containing protein DDR4 isoform X1 → MGSSSDAVPDHDVSGTHHPPADDTSPVTDTKPPTEEATTPLRRTRPSRACTLRTQQRLREQQAAERKLKQPKKECKRKEEVEDGNDQEEEEEEEEDDGESQMQCVGGSSGRNKIVTSLVSPPEASQMPRWNLRSMWELASILNFLHVFRPLLKINVEFSAEEFETALLNPNDTLSDIHIPLLKAIPPVTRMALTRDTWVTVLCRKIRDCWHWVAEGDLPIVASQGRETEVYKSFDPAIRVVILKALCDIRVEQEDIRSYIDNSLKTGVHLSAFRKDRVGGDSHGVNFWYEDDPLVGHRLYREIRKAEVVKAKTKGSKILPNVTYQWEAVATNFDEFQDVSEKLNSSSSRIEVSLGKKLTRDMLPEIEKEHKRKEKLLKKQHRQALLLDNCLVVDGHGAGRSLRDRKPVRYTFDDYDQSINEAIKITKMKHPSPESFLHRRESARLEAPENGRSTSSTHPTEPVNDTAYAKSSDSADYDEFDEQRDESLDRRNRRRQRSQRYSATDFVETVSDNDVEYESDDDIVGEAVYDEEYMRKRKQKKSSSGSEGEEVGDKGDEEYKWDEDNAEYEEEEEEEEEEEEEDSLSDSEEDSDEPRRAKKMPRRETKSRSRSKDLRPGLRRSKRATRIDYQQYELSESDKETTGAAKRKRLVEPDEHSDETGNGDFTMGSEDSEENANDPETKSSEEEVREEEKPREVTNDYAETTNGAENNQLSKSNGTDQEEAEGVVGKRRFLDLNELAPVSGFDDGPSTVLKEDDKADSS, encoded by the exons ATGGGTTCCTCCTCCGACGCCGTCCCCGACCACGACGTCTCCGGCACCCACCACCCTCCCGCCGACGATACTTCTCCGGTCACCGATACTAAACCCCCCACGGAGGAAGCCACTACGCCGCTCAGGAGAACGAGGCCTTCGCGCGCTTGCACTTTAAGGACGCAGCAGCGGCTTCGGGAGCAGCAGGCGGCGGAGAGGAAGCTCAAGCAGCCTAAGAAGGAGTGTAAACGGAAGGAAGAGGTGGAGGATGGGAACGAtcaagaggaggaggaggaggaggaggaagatgatGGTGAGAGTCAGATGCAATGCGTTGGAGGAAGTTCTGGGAGAAACAAGATCGTTACTTCGCTTGTCTCGCCGCCGGAGGCTTCGCAGATGCCGCGGTGGAATCTTAGGTCTATGTGGGAACTTGCTTCGATACTCAACTTCTTGCAT GTTTTTAGACCGCTTTTGAAAATCAATGTGGAGTTTTCAGCGGAGGAGTTTGAGACGGCTTTGCTGAATCCTAACGATACTTTAAGTGATATTCATATTCCTCTGTTAAAG GCCATTCCTCCGGTAACTCGAATGGCCCTCACACGTGATACCTGGGTTACTGTCTTGTGCAGAAAAATAAGAGATTGCTGGCATTGG GTAGCAGAAGGGGACCTTCCTATTGTTGCCTCTCAAGG GCGGGAGACTGAAGTGTACAAATCTTTTGATCCAGCCATTCGTGTGGTGATTTTGAAAGCCTTATGTGATATTCGTGTTGAG CAAGAGGATATCAGGAGCTACATTGACAACTCTCTTAAAACTGGTGTCCATCTGTCAGCTTTTCGCAAAGATCGCGTTGGGGGTGATTCACATGGAGTTAATTTTTG GTATGAGGATGATCCCTTAGTTGGTCACCGTTTATATCGGGAAATAAGGAAGGCAGAGGTGGTTAAGGCCAAAACAAAGGGCTCCAAGATTCTTCCTAACGTAACATACCAATGGGAAGCTGTTGCCACTAATTTCGACGAATTCCAGGATGTTTCT GAAAAGCTGAATTCAAGTAGTAGTAGAATTGAAGTTTCTCTAGGGAAGAAGTTAACGAGAGATATGCTTCCTGAGATTGAAAAAGAACACAAG AGGAAAGAAAAATTGTTGAAAAAACAACATAGACAGGCGCTTCTCCTTGATAACTGTTTGGTTGTCGACGGTCATGGTGCTGGCCGTTCTCTCCGTGATAGGAAACCAGTTAGATACACTTTTG ATGATTATGATCAGTCGATAAATGAAGCTATCAAGATAACAAA GATGAAACATCCATCACCAGAATCTTTTCTTCACAGAAGAGAATCAGCCAGATTGGAGGCTCCTGAGAATGGCAGATCGACAAGTTCAACCCACCCTACTGAGCCTGTGAACGATACAGCATATGCCAAATCTTCTGATTCTGCCGACTATGATGAGTTCGATGAGCAGAGAGATGAGTCCTTGGACAGAAG GAACAGGCGCAGACAACGGTCCCAGCGATATTCAGCAACGGACTTTGTTGAAACTGTTTCAGACAATGATGTAGAATATGAAAGCGATGATGACATTGTTGGGGAAGCAGTTTATGATGAAGAATATATGAGGAAGCGTAAACAGAAGAAGTCTTCTAGTGGCTCTGAGGGAGAGGAAGTGGGAGATAAAGGAGATGAAGAGTACAAATGGGATGAAGACAATGCTGAgtacgaggaagaagaagaagaagaagaggaagaggaagaggaagattcTCTAAGTGATAGCGAAGAAGATAGTGATGAACCCCGAAGGGCTAAGAAAATGCCACGGAGAGAAACTAAGTCAAGATCAAGGTCAAAGGATTTGCGACCAGGCCTGAGACGTAGCAAAAGAGCCACAAGAATCGATTACCAACAATATGAGCTCTCAGAATCAGACAAAGAAACAACAGGAGCGGCAAAACGTAAGCGGTTGGTTGAGCCAGATGAACATTCTGATGAAACAGGGAATGGGGATTTCACCATGGGAAGTGAGGACTCTGAAGAAAATGCAAATGACCCTGAAACAAAATCTTCTgaagaagaagtaagagaagaagaaaagccCAGAGAGGTCACCAATGACTATGCCGAGACGACAAATGGTGCCGAGAATAATCAACTTAGCAAATCAAACGGCACAGACCAAGAAGAAGCTGAGGGTGTAGTAGGCAAAAGGCGTTTCCTAGACCTAAACGAGCTTGCTCCTGTATCTGGTTTTGATGATGGTCCAAGTACTGTCTTGAAGGAAGATGATAAGGCAGACAGTTCATAA
- the LOC103835873 gene encoding transcription factor MYB35, whose translation MVRSCSSKSKNPWTDEDNTSQKFAFASASASSKNGSTPKKIGLRRCGKSCRVRKTDNAGAAKHESFTPEEEDLIIKMHAAMGSRWPLIAQHLPGKTEEEVKMVWNSKLKKKLSQMGIDHVTHRPFSHVLAEYGNINGGGGGNLNPNPMNQTGSLGPNPSLNEDSHQQQQQQSNDSGDLMFHLQAIKLMTESSNQVKPDSTFMYASSSSSNSSPPLFSSTCSTIAQENSEVNFTWSDFLLDQETFNENQQNFPDQELDNLFGNEFSEAEAVATMANTSAPDAQMEEESLSNGFVESIIAKEKELFLGFPSYLDQPFHF comes from the exons atggTGAGATCTTGCTCTTCCAAATCAAAGAATCCTTGGACAGATGAAGATAACACCTCCCAGAAGTTTGCATTTGCATCTGCATCTGCCTCCTCCAAGAACGGATCCACTCCTAAGAAAATAG GACTTAGGAGATGTGGGAAGAGCTGCAGAGTGAGAAAGACTGATAATGCAGGAGCAGCTAAGCATGAGAGCTTCACtcctgaagaagaagatctcATCATCAAGATGCATGCGGCAATGGGAAGCAG ATGGCCACTTATTGCACAACATCTACCAGGAAAGACAGAAGAAGAAGTGAAGATGGTTTGGAACTCAAAACTAAAGAAGAAACTGTCTCAAATGGGAATAGATCATGTCACTCACCGTCCTTTCTCTCATGTCCTTGCTGAATACGGCAACATcaacggtggtggtggtggtaacCTAAACCCGAATCCCATGAACCAAACCGGATCTCTTGGACCTAATCCCTCTCTCAACGAAGATtctcatcaacaacaacaacaacaatcaaatGATTCAGGAGATCTCATGTTTCATCTACAAGCAATCAAGCTTATGACTGAGTCATCAAACCAAGTCAAGCCAGACTCTACGTTTATGTAcgcctcttcctcttcttctaaCTCGTCTCCTCCGTTGTTCTCTTCAACTTGTTCTACCATAGCTCAGGAGAATTCGGAGGTTAACTTCACCTGGTCTGACTTTCTTCTTGATCAAGAAACCTTCAATGAAAACCAACAGAACTTTCCTGATCAAGAACTAGACAACTTGTTTGGTAATGAGTTCTCTGAGGCAGAAGCTGTAGCTACAATGGCTAATACATCAGCTCCAGATGCTCAAATGGAAGAGGAGTCTCTAAGCAATGGGTTCGTTGAGTCGATTATAGCTAAAGAAAAAGAGTTGTTCTTGGGATTTCCAAGCTATTTGGATCAGCCTTTCCATTTCTAG
- the LOC103835871 gene encoding uncharacterized protein LOC103835871 isoform X1, whose translation MTDPEQRLTALKKAYADTILNTAKEAAARVMVSERRARGYQQELVAVRDEALRTCLRLKQMYDSKVKEAEMMALSKQQKIEELEAQLGEAEDIVGELRMELRESRYQLEKLINSHQSNEEENKPINEVVSLACEDSSNHERTVVASGIIKPHSSDRDMSINRCSYKENKDPCNHTLPSILTRRRDADALEKGDCPNAEEKELLTTSLSPSEKEYVQFTVKRKRKKDERSGSISPEGGSSSSQEDDESRNRRQKTGEKDNVYLDSFNTESSSRDSRRVAQVARQLLPFTEKILSQENQSDDVS comes from the exons ATGACTGACCCAGAG cAGAGATTAACCGCATTGAAGAAGGCTTACGCGGATACGATACTGAACACGGCCAAGGAAGCGGCGGCACGTGTGATGGTTTCAGAGAGGAGGGCTCGTGGGTATCAGCAGGAGCTTGTGGCGGTTAGAGACGAGGCTCTCCGTACGTGTCTAAGGCTTAAGCAGATGTATGATTCCAAG GTCAAAGAGGCAGAGATGATGGCTTTAAGCAAGCAGCAAAAGATTGAAGAACTTGAAGCTCAACTTGGAGAAGCTGAAGATATAGTGGGAGAGCTAAGGATGGAGCTGCGAGAGTCTCGTTACCAGCTTGAGAAATTGATAAATAGTCATCAAAGCAACGAGGAGGAAAACAAGCCAATAAATGAAGTGGTTTCTTTAGCGTGTGAGGACTCTAGTAACCACGAGAGAACGGTTGTGGCTAGTGGGATCATCAAACCACATTCGAGCGACAGAGATATGAGTATCAACAGGTGTTCTTATAAAGAGAATAAAGATCCTTGCAACCATACTCTTCCTTCCATACTGACCAGACGCAGAGATGCTGATGCGTTAGAAAAAGGAGATTGTCCTAATgcggaagagaaggagctactGACTACATCTTTGTCGCCTTCAGAGAAAGAGTATGTCCAGTTCACAGTCAAGAGGAAGCGTAAGAAGGATGAAAGAAGCGGCAGCATTAGCCCTGAAGGAGGAAGCTCCTCCTCGCAAGAAGACGATGAGAGCAGAAACAGAAGACAAAAGACTGGAGAGAAAGACAATGTGTACTTGGACTCCTTCAACACTGAATCATCATCTCGTGATAGTCGTCGTGTTGCTCAGGTCGCTCGTCAG CTTTTACCATTCACAGAGAAGATACTGTCGCAGGAGAACCAAAGTGATGATGTTTCTTGA
- the LOC103835874 gene encoding DDT domain-containing protein DDR4 isoform X2 yields the protein MGSSSDAVPDHDVSGTHHPPADDTSPVTDTKPPTEEATTPLRRTRPSRACTLRTQQRLREQQAAERKLKQPKKECKRKEEVEDGNDQEEEEEEEEDDGESQMQCVGGSSGRNKIVTSLVSPPEASQMPRWNLRSMWELASILNFLHVFRPLLKINVEFSAEEFETALLNPNDTLSDIHIPLLKAIPPVTRMALTRDTWVTVLCRKIRDCWHWVAEGDLPIVASQGRETEVYKSFDPAIRVVILKALCDIRVEQEDIRSYIDNSLKTGVHLSAFRKDRVGGDSHGVNFWYEDDPLVGHRLYREIRKAEVVKAKTKGSKILPNVTYQWEAVATNFDEFQDVSEKLNSSSSRIEVSLGKKLTRDMLPEIEKEHKRKEKLLKKQHRQALLLDNCLVVDGHGAGRSLRDRKPVRYTFDDYDQSINEAIKITKMKHPSPESFLHRRESARLEAPENGRSTSSTHPTEPVNDTAYAKSSDSADYDEFDEQRDESLDRRRRQRSQRYSATDFVETVSDNDVEYESDDDIVGEAVYDEEYMRKRKQKKSSSGSEGEEVGDKGDEEYKWDEDNAEYEEEEEEEEEEEEEDSLSDSEEDSDEPRRAKKMPRRETKSRSRSKDLRPGLRRSKRATRIDYQQYELSESDKETTGAAKRKRLVEPDEHSDETGNGDFTMGSEDSEENANDPETKSSEEEVREEEKPREVTNDYAETTNGAENNQLSKSNGTDQEEAEGVVGKRRFLDLNELAPVSGFDDGPSTVLKEDDKADSS from the exons ATGGGTTCCTCCTCCGACGCCGTCCCCGACCACGACGTCTCCGGCACCCACCACCCTCCCGCCGACGATACTTCTCCGGTCACCGATACTAAACCCCCCACGGAGGAAGCCACTACGCCGCTCAGGAGAACGAGGCCTTCGCGCGCTTGCACTTTAAGGACGCAGCAGCGGCTTCGGGAGCAGCAGGCGGCGGAGAGGAAGCTCAAGCAGCCTAAGAAGGAGTGTAAACGGAAGGAAGAGGTGGAGGATGGGAACGAtcaagaggaggaggaggaggaggaggaagatgatGGTGAGAGTCAGATGCAATGCGTTGGAGGAAGTTCTGGGAGAAACAAGATCGTTACTTCGCTTGTCTCGCCGCCGGAGGCTTCGCAGATGCCGCGGTGGAATCTTAGGTCTATGTGGGAACTTGCTTCGATACTCAACTTCTTGCAT GTTTTTAGACCGCTTTTGAAAATCAATGTGGAGTTTTCAGCGGAGGAGTTTGAGACGGCTTTGCTGAATCCTAACGATACTTTAAGTGATATTCATATTCCTCTGTTAAAG GCCATTCCTCCGGTAACTCGAATGGCCCTCACACGTGATACCTGGGTTACTGTCTTGTGCAGAAAAATAAGAGATTGCTGGCATTGG GTAGCAGAAGGGGACCTTCCTATTGTTGCCTCTCAAGG GCGGGAGACTGAAGTGTACAAATCTTTTGATCCAGCCATTCGTGTGGTGATTTTGAAAGCCTTATGTGATATTCGTGTTGAG CAAGAGGATATCAGGAGCTACATTGACAACTCTCTTAAAACTGGTGTCCATCTGTCAGCTTTTCGCAAAGATCGCGTTGGGGGTGATTCACATGGAGTTAATTTTTG GTATGAGGATGATCCCTTAGTTGGTCACCGTTTATATCGGGAAATAAGGAAGGCAGAGGTGGTTAAGGCCAAAACAAAGGGCTCCAAGATTCTTCCTAACGTAACATACCAATGGGAAGCTGTTGCCACTAATTTCGACGAATTCCAGGATGTTTCT GAAAAGCTGAATTCAAGTAGTAGTAGAATTGAAGTTTCTCTAGGGAAGAAGTTAACGAGAGATATGCTTCCTGAGATTGAAAAAGAACACAAG AGGAAAGAAAAATTGTTGAAAAAACAACATAGACAGGCGCTTCTCCTTGATAACTGTTTGGTTGTCGACGGTCATGGTGCTGGCCGTTCTCTCCGTGATAGGAAACCAGTTAGATACACTTTTG ATGATTATGATCAGTCGATAAATGAAGCTATCAAGATAACAAA GATGAAACATCCATCACCAGAATCTTTTCTTCACAGAAGAGAATCAGCCAGATTGGAGGCTCCTGAGAATGGCAGATCGACAAGTTCAACCCACCCTACTGAGCCTGTGAACGATACAGCATATGCCAAATCTTCTGATTCTGCCGACTATGATGAGTTCGATGAGCAGAGAGATGAGTCCTTGGACAGAAG GCGCAGACAACGGTCCCAGCGATATTCAGCAACGGACTTTGTTGAAACTGTTTCAGACAATGATGTAGAATATGAAAGCGATGATGACATTGTTGGGGAAGCAGTTTATGATGAAGAATATATGAGGAAGCGTAAACAGAAGAAGTCTTCTAGTGGCTCTGAGGGAGAGGAAGTGGGAGATAAAGGAGATGAAGAGTACAAATGGGATGAAGACAATGCTGAgtacgaggaagaagaagaagaagaagaggaagaggaagaggaagattcTCTAAGTGATAGCGAAGAAGATAGTGATGAACCCCGAAGGGCTAAGAAAATGCCACGGAGAGAAACTAAGTCAAGATCAAGGTCAAAGGATTTGCGACCAGGCCTGAGACGTAGCAAAAGAGCCACAAGAATCGATTACCAACAATATGAGCTCTCAGAATCAGACAAAGAAACAACAGGAGCGGCAAAACGTAAGCGGTTGGTTGAGCCAGATGAACATTCTGATGAAACAGGGAATGGGGATTTCACCATGGGAAGTGAGGACTCTGAAGAAAATGCAAATGACCCTGAAACAAAATCTTCTgaagaagaagtaagagaagaagaaaagccCAGAGAGGTCACCAATGACTATGCCGAGACGACAAATGGTGCCGAGAATAATCAACTTAGCAAATCAAACGGCACAGACCAAGAAGAAGCTGAGGGTGTAGTAGGCAAAAGGCGTTTCCTAGACCTAAACGAGCTTGCTCCTGTATCTGGTTTTGATGATGGTCCAAGTACTGTCTTGAAGGAAGATGATAAGGCAGACAGTTCATAA
- the LOC103835872 gene encoding transcription factor MYB1R1: MAAVSSSSETGGGEKGEIMLFGVRVVVDPMRKCVSLNNLSDYEKSSPPEEEIPKIGDGDAAGYASANETLQIPSSSGGNRERKRGIAWTEEEHKRFLLGLQKVGKGDWKGISRNFVKSRTPTQVASHAQKYFLRRTNLNRRRRRSSLFDITTETVTGMVHMEQDHHAQDNLLLPETNISSGHQVFPEVAVPTRTEKAPRTVPVTFQASPAFNLNTDAAVPAPLSLNLSLSFNLNEQSNSRRSAFTMMPSFSDGDSNSSIIRVA; this comes from the exons ATGGCCGCCGTTAGTAGCTCGTCGGAGACCGGAGGCGGTGAGAAAGGAGAGATCATGCTGTTCGGAGTTAGAGTCGTGGTCGATCCGATGAGAAAGTGCGTGAGTTTGAACAATCTCTCTGATTACGAGAAGTCTTCTCCTCCGGAGGAAGAGATCCCCAAGATCGGAGACGGAGACGCCGCCGGTTACGCCTCCGCCAATGAAACTCTCCAGATTCCGTCGTCCTCCGGCGGGAACCGCGAGAGGAAACGAG GAATAGCATGGactgaggaggagcacaagagGTTCTTGCTTGGTCTGCAGAAAGTAGGGAAAGGAGATTGGAAAGGGATTTCTAGAAACTTTGTCAAGAGCAGGACTCCTACTCAGGTAGCTAGCCACGCTCAGAAGTACTTCCTCCGCCGGACCAATCTCAACCGTCGCCGGAGAAGATCTAGCCTTTTCGACATCACAACCGAGACG GTTACAGGAATGGTGCACATGGAGCAAGATCATCATGCTCAGGACAACTTATTACTACCCGAGACTAACATCAGCTCTGGACATCAAGTTTTTCCTGAAGTTGCAGTGCCGACAAGAACTGAGAAGGCACCACGGACGGTACCAGTAACCTTCCAAGCAAGTCCTGCATTCAATCTAAACACAGATGCTGCAGTTCCTGCTCCGCTTTCTCTCAACCTCTCTCTGTCCTTTAATCTTAACGAACAATCCAACTCAAGACGTTCGGCTTTCACCATGATGCCAAGCTTCAGCGACGGAGACAGCAACAGCAGTATCATCAGAGTTGCTTAG
- the LOC103835871 gene encoding uncharacterized protein LOC103835871 isoform X2: MTDPERLTALKKAYADTILNTAKEAAARVMVSERRARGYQQELVAVRDEALRTCLRLKQMYDSKVKEAEMMALSKQQKIEELEAQLGEAEDIVGELRMELRESRYQLEKLINSHQSNEEENKPINEVVSLACEDSSNHERTVVASGIIKPHSSDRDMSINRCSYKENKDPCNHTLPSILTRRRDADALEKGDCPNAEEKELLTTSLSPSEKEYVQFTVKRKRKKDERSGSISPEGGSSSSQEDDESRNRRQKTGEKDNVYLDSFNTESSSRDSRRVAQVARQLLPFTEKILSQENQSDDVS, translated from the exons ATGACTGACCCAGAG AGATTAACCGCATTGAAGAAGGCTTACGCGGATACGATACTGAACACGGCCAAGGAAGCGGCGGCACGTGTGATGGTTTCAGAGAGGAGGGCTCGTGGGTATCAGCAGGAGCTTGTGGCGGTTAGAGACGAGGCTCTCCGTACGTGTCTAAGGCTTAAGCAGATGTATGATTCCAAG GTCAAAGAGGCAGAGATGATGGCTTTAAGCAAGCAGCAAAAGATTGAAGAACTTGAAGCTCAACTTGGAGAAGCTGAAGATATAGTGGGAGAGCTAAGGATGGAGCTGCGAGAGTCTCGTTACCAGCTTGAGAAATTGATAAATAGTCATCAAAGCAACGAGGAGGAAAACAAGCCAATAAATGAAGTGGTTTCTTTAGCGTGTGAGGACTCTAGTAACCACGAGAGAACGGTTGTGGCTAGTGGGATCATCAAACCACATTCGAGCGACAGAGATATGAGTATCAACAGGTGTTCTTATAAAGAGAATAAAGATCCTTGCAACCATACTCTTCCTTCCATACTGACCAGACGCAGAGATGCTGATGCGTTAGAAAAAGGAGATTGTCCTAATgcggaagagaaggagctactGACTACATCTTTGTCGCCTTCAGAGAAAGAGTATGTCCAGTTCACAGTCAAGAGGAAGCGTAAGAAGGATGAAAGAAGCGGCAGCATTAGCCCTGAAGGAGGAAGCTCCTCCTCGCAAGAAGACGATGAGAGCAGAAACAGAAGACAAAAGACTGGAGAGAAAGACAATGTGTACTTGGACTCCTTCAACACTGAATCATCATCTCGTGATAGTCGTCGTGTTGCTCAGGTCGCTCGTCAG CTTTTACCATTCACAGAGAAGATACTGTCGCAGGAGAACCAAAGTGATGATGTTTCTTGA